A genome region from Eurosta solidaginis isolate ZX-2024a unplaced genomic scaffold, ASM4086904v1 ctg00001302.1, whole genome shotgun sequence includes the following:
- the LOC137236058 gene encoding uncharacterized protein yields the protein MDSIISHKNKHPNIFLDGFEYTFDRSYNETDYFFCSNKKRESNCGARLIRYNNVEPGENNDNMKITGIHLHAPDARKVECYRLAKDLKRKAAEECSTSRDIVEQIISNANTAVRPILPSVDQMMRTVRRTRALNFVAKNPNNLKELVLENEFIKIIDGKQFLLYDSWPNDQRLIIFSTEENFKFLASCSSIHMDGTFSVVPPLFSQLYTLHGGLNGIIVPLVYVLACNKKQETYNIIMKTLLEQGNSFKPKYVMMDFEKAAINSVKNSFPEALVHGCFFHFSKNIWRHIQSIGLQTSYKNCSIFAMNLKYLLALAFVPEEMVIDAFGMISELEFYVDNDDKEYNSEIQNLLNYFEVTYIGLPLPGTQQRRKKSLYPIELWNMYNITKSGESRTNNAIEGWHNAIRNAFGTHPNIFNFINKIKNEQAITETKPQQFPAGGEPYRKRKKKYKDFDQRLFNTFK from the exons ATGGACAGCATTATAAGTCATAAGAACAAACATCCTAACATTTTCTTAGATGGATTTGAATATACATTCGATAGGTCGTATAATGAAACAGATTATTTTTTCTGTAGCAA TAAAAAACGTGAATCGAATTGTGGTGCCAGATTAATTCGATATAACAACGTGGAACCAGGTGAAAATAATGACAACATGAAGATAACAGGCATACATTTACATGCACCAGATGCTAGGAAAGTGGAATGTTATCGATTGGCAAAAGACTTAAAACGGAAGGCTGCGGAAGAGTGTAGTACCTCGAGAGATATTGTAGAACAGATTATATCAAATGCAAATACAGCTGTTAGACCGATTCTCCCTTCAGTCGATCAAATGATGCGCACCGTCAGGCGAACACGCGCTTTAAATTTCGTTGCGAAAAATCCTAATAATCTCAAAGAACTCgttcttgaaaatgagtttatCAAAATAATAgatggaaaacaatttttgctatATGATAGTTGGCCAAATGATCAAAGGCTAATCATTTTTTCcacagaagaaaattttaaatttttagcaagTTGCTCCTCGATTCATATGGACGGCACATTTTCTGTTGTTCCTCCACTTTTTTCCCAATTATACACATTGCATG GAGGTTTAAATGGTATAATAGTCCCCTTGGTATATGTACTAGCATGtaacaaaaaacaagaaacatATAATATCATAATGAAGACTTTATTAGAACAAGGAAACTCATTTAAACCTAAATATGTGATGATGGATTTCGAGAAGGCGGCAATTAATTCAGTAAAAAACTCGTTTCCCGAAGCATTGGTTCATGGATGTTTTTTCCACTTTTCCAAAAACATTTGGAGACATATCCAATCAATAGGGCTGCAAACGAGTTataaaaattgttcaattttcgcGATGAACTTAAAATATTTACTAGCACTTGCATTTGTTCCAGAGGAAATGGTGATCGATGCATTCGGAATGATATCTGAACTGGAATTTTATGTGGATAACGACGATAAGGAATACAATTCCGAAatacaaaacttattaaattatttCGAGGTAACTTATATTGGATTGCCacttcctggaacacagcaacgtcggaaGAAGTCGTTATATcccatcgaattatggaatatgtataatatcaccaaatcgGGTGAATCCCGAACAAATAATGCTATCGAAGGGTGGCACAACGCCATTCGAAATGCATTTGGaacacaccctaacatatttaatttcataaataaaataaaaaacgaacaggcaataacagaaacaaaaccaCAGCAATTTCCAGCTGGAGGTGAGCCATatcgaaaacgcaagaaaaaatataaagacttcgacCAGCGTTTGTTTAATact ttcaagtaa